GTTCTGAGCTAGTCGTGTTTGTTGGTAAAGAGGCTGAGAAGAAGAATTCTTCCTTTATATCATCATCATGTTCAAATCGCACATACACTAAAAGAATGATCATGTTAGCAATATCTCTGCATTCATCAAATTGCAATGAAAAATACTTTGCCTCTTTTATTTGCTCTATGAGTTGGTCTTCCATATCACTGGCCAGTTCCTGAATGCGTCGAGCTATGGTGTCATTAGAAAGTGGCACCTGAGCCACCTTCTTCGCTGCTGACTCACCCAGCATCTCCAGGCAGACTTCTTTGATGCAGTCTTTCACCAGCGTCTCAGCGATTGTGTATGGCGTTTTTGACTTGGCAACCGGGAGCGCCACTTTATACGAAGCCCGCAGAGCACTGATGTTTATGTGAGAAACATTAAACACCTGCTTTGGTTGGCTTTTTAATTCACtactctttttttcaaagaattcttTCGGTTGTGaacttatttctttatgttttgaaTATAAATGCCGCTTAAGTTTTGATGGTTTCATTGCTTCATTAGCCAATATATCTCCACAAATAATACACTGTGGTTTTAGCACTTCACCATCAATTACGGCTACAAAACCAAACTCGATATATGAGGGATCATACTTCCGAGTAAAACTTGTATGAACTCTTTTGGTTTTTACTTCCTCTGGGCGACTTCCATCCTTACCATTTCTTCTACTACTGCTACCATATTCAGAAAAGGTATGTTTTTTCTTGACAAAAAAGTCCAGCGAAGCTTGTTTCACCATCTGCAGATTAggattaaaaataagtaacaccAATTTTACTCTCCTCCTTTATCTAATACATTAAACTACAAATTAAAAActaggcttgaaaaaaaaaactaggcttgattaaaaacttaaaaagttttaaaattgtaaagaaaataaatgtttacatttctgaGTTACAGCAGACAAACTAGCCATAAAATGTCATACGTTGTAAATGTGCTTGACTGGTGTGCAACTCCCACCACAGTGACTGGCCCTGAGAGGTTAATGATACCCAAACTGGCCTATATTGAATTCAGAAATATGAGTTCATTAATCTGTGTCCAGGTACTACAGCGATGTCAAATTGTTATAACTTTCTAAAGACTCTTGATTAGTATACCTTCCCATCTGTGGACTAGTAGAAACAGTCTGCAGACCAGCACTGACCTAAAGATCATACTCTGGGTACCACTGGCCCAAGTCATGTGTAACCTCCATATTTCAAAACTCTAAACTGGACATACATTAACTCTACTTTATAAAACCTACTGAATTAAAATAAACCTCTTTGGACTTATCTCATGTTGTCCATTTAAATCTGAAAACTGAGCTTTTTCTCAACCCAAACCCCTTATCTCAAAACCACACTGATCATCCCTCACCCTTCCTAAATACTTCTTCACTTGACTCGAGATGCCTTTCTTAGCTTACCTCTCCACCCAAACTCACATACAATGACAACTAACATTAAGTTTGGCTTTTCTCACATTCATCCTCCTACAGAAACTCACCCTTACACAACCACTTATCCCCTAGATCTTAGCTTTTTTTGTTCCCCCGCAAAAATGTCTGACACCAGAAAGGAGTGAAAGAGACACTGTCATCACCCCACACAACAAATAAAGCAGCATTCAAGGTTGTAAGTTTCAACCCCAAAAAAGGAGTGGTGCGAGGCATTAAACAGTAATGGGCTTTTCTCGAGAAAACAAATCCAAGTCGGCCAAACTGTGTGTTAGCATATATACCACGCCAAAACATTCTTACCCATCACAAGCACAGGGAGGTGTAATGAAGCTCTTCCCCAGCAGACACTCAGACTCTTACCCAATCTCCTACTTTGTCTGATGAGAATGGTGTCTCTGACAGCTTCAGCATTTTGGAAGGTTGACCAGTTGAACTTCTTTGGATctcatcatgttttcttttcattgtagtGGTCTCATAGCAGAGACTACACGTTATTTTGTGAGGACAGCCCTCAGTGTCATGTTGAGGGGGCACCCCACAGATTGCATGGACATTTCCATCACACGACACACAATTATAAGCACCTGAGCATACCTTCTCACAAACTATACAGGATAAAAACTTAAGTCTGCTTTCTGGAAGGTTTTTCATGGTCCTGGAAGGAATAGCTGTAAGATTCTCCTCAACATCACTACTATCTGTGCCAGTCTCGACGTTCTCCTCATACTGAGCTCCTGGTGTATATTCTAATTCTCTGTCAACCTGCTCTAATTCACGTTCTGGATTCAGGCTAGCAATAAGCTCTTCTGTCAACTGAGAATGACACAGGCCTAGCTTAGCTTCAGAGTTAAATGTGCCTTCAAGTGGAATCTGTTGCATGCCTCGGTGATAGGGCTGATTTTGGGTCATTTGAATGAACCACAAAAATTCAGCCCAGTGTGATGAATTGTTAGTTTGCATCCAGGAGATAATCCTATTTTGGATATCCTCATTAGTTTGATTCATAGCACTTTGGCTTTGACAGGGCTGAGGCTTCCCATGGACAATTTTCAATTCTGGCCAAATATTACTAAGTTCACCGACAATCTGGCTTGAAAATTCCCTTCCATTGTTAGATTGCAGGACACTGGGTGCTCCGATAAttgtaaaaatatctaaaagagCATGTGCAATTTCCTTAGGCCTTTTAGATTTTAGTGACCGCAAAAAACTCAACTTTGTATGAAGGTCTTGATAATGCATGATGAATTTATACTCCCCATCAGGACTCGATTGCATATCTATAAGATCCACTTGGCATCTTGAATTAACTTCCTTAATTGGCTTTGATGTTAGAACTTTCTTGagttttgaatttttctgttgGCATGGTTTGCAGAGTGTCAAGTATAGCATTATAACTTCCTTCGTGATGTTCTTGTATTTTGCTTGTAATTCTTTTTCCATGCGGGTACGCCCACCATGTCCAATGCTGAGATGGGTATCATGCAGAATGTCAAATAACTCCTCACTGTGTAAGTAATACCGTACTTTATCTGTTTCCCCATTTACAGCCTCAATCAGCTTTTCATTTCCCTGTACAAGGGTCACATCAAATCTAGCCAAGCGACGGTAGTCAACTGATTCCTTTCTTGCCTTTGCTTTTGCCTCTTTCACTTCCCTTATTAATTGACAGTACTTTGCTTTAGAAAATATCTTggtattattacttttgttttccaaTAACACTGCTAAGCTTCTGAAGAACTTCTCTCTCATGTTTTCTGGTTTGACTTCTGGTTCATGAGTGTCCAAGGTATTGGGGTTATCATCACCACCCATGCTTTGAGACATCATGGAAAGCCACAAAAATGAccctaaaatataaagaaaaaacaattagaatatttgggaatataatttgaaatatattcattGCCCAAGTAGCCACTAGAGCTCGGGGTAGAAATAGAAGCTCCAGGCACACAAGTTGGTTAGGGAGTCCAACCTTGGAGGAAGAGAAGCCAAATGAAGAACCCAGCCAGGAACAAAAAGTTCTGATATAGTAAAGGTAAAAAGCCAGGATGTGACTTTCCAGAGCAGTATGTGGGATTAGCCTTAAAAGTAAAGCACTGTTTTATGCAAAACAAGCAGCAAattgatgttattatttatttatttagtacaaAAGACAATTTTTGGGCTAGAGAAGCCTCAGCAATTcagtaatagatttttttaaagatttatttatttattgtagagagagagcgagcatgcacaCACGAGtaagtgcagggggaggggcagagggagagagtcttaagcaggctctatggtctggagcctgatgtggagctccatctcataaccctgagatcaggacctgagctgaaatcaagagctggatgcttaatcaactgagccccccaggtgtcccagtaatagttttttttaaaaaaaaggcctgagactataccacattttgttctaTTAAGACAGGCTAGCTGTTACAGCAACATCTGGGATGTAGGTTTCAACATCATATACTTACATCAGCTCACTTTTGAGGCTTGTGAAACTATAAACCCAATACAAGTAtccttattattaattttaataaatacatagtaGTAGATGAGCCTGAAGTAGTGAAAACTCTTTGACTTGACTTAATATaggatattaaaataaatgtttagaacaTTCATAATAACAGAAACATTTAGAATAACTCAAGCCTGGCTAGTCTtaaggaaactattttaaaaaaaacaaaaagaatgggggaggggcaagatggcggaagagtagggtccccaaatcacctgtctccaccaaattacctagaaaaccttcaaattatcctgaaaatctatcaattcggcctgagatttaaagagagaccagctggaatgctacagtgagaagagttcgcgcttctatcaaggtaggaagacgggggggaaaagaaataaaggaacaaaggcctccaagggggaggggcccgcgaggagccgggctgaggccagggcgagtgtccccaggacaggagagccccgtcccggaggagcaggagctgcaccaaccttcccgggggaaaggggctcgcagggagttggagcaggacccaggagggcgaggatgccctcgggctccccgggacagtaacagcaactgcgcgcccaggagagtgcaccgagctccctaagggctgcagcgcgcacggtgggacccggcgggacccggagcagcttggaggggctcgggcggcggctccgcggagggggctgcgcggccccgggagcagctcggaggggctcgggcagaggaagaggctccgtgcagagggggctgcgcggttccaggagcagctcggaggggctcgggcggcggctccgcggagggggttgcggggcccgggagcgcgaatccaacagcgcagactccggagcacagggcgccgggacacagcacaggatccggcctcccccgggacaggcagaggccgggagggcccaggacagcaaggaagctcctgccccgagctgagcagatcagcggccccgccccagagcctccaggccctgcagacggagttcctgccggagctgaatccaggtttccagagctgccccgccactggggctgttcctcctgcggcctcacggggtaaacaacccccactgagccctgcaccaggcaggggcacggcagctcccccaactgctaacacctgaaaatcagcacaacaggcccctcccccagaacaccagctagactgacaacttccaggagaagccaagggacttaaagtacacagaatcagaagatactcccccgtggttcttttgttttgttttgctttttgatttgtttccttcccccacccccttttttttcctcctttctttttctttctctttttcttcttttttttttttttcgttttttttcttcccttttttttctctttctcttttctttccttctttctctcctctctttttctctttttcccaatacaacttgcttttggccactctgcactgaacaaaatgactagaaggaaaacctcacctcaaaagaaagaatcagaaacagtcctctctcccacagagttacaaaatctggattacaattcaatgtcagaaagccaattcagaagcactattatacagctactggtggctctagaaaaaagtataaaggactcaagagacttcatgactgcagaatttagagctaatcaggcagaaattaaaaatcaattgaatgagatgcaatccaaactagaagtcctaacgacgagggttaacgaggtggaagaacgagtgagtgacatagaagacaagttgatagcaaagagggaaactgaggaaaaaagagacaaacaattaaaagaccatgaatatagattaagggaaataaacgacagcctgagaaagaaaaacctacgtttaattggggttcccgagggcgccgaaaaggacagagggccagaatatgtatttgaacaaattctagctgaaaactttcctaatctgggaagggaaacaggcatccagatccaggaaatagagagatccccccctaaaatcaataaaaaccgttcaacacctcgacatttaatagtgaagcttgcaaattccaaagataaagagaagatccttaaagcagcaagagacaagaaatccctgacttttatggggaggagtactagggtaacagcagacctctccacagagacctggcaggccagaaagggctggcaggatatattcagggtcctaaatgagaagaacatgcaaccaagaatactttatccagcaaggctctcattcaaaatggaaggagagataaagagcttccaagacaggcagcaactaaaagaatatgtgacctccaaaccagctctgcaagaaattttaagggggactcttaaaattcccctttaagaagaagttcagtggaacagtccacaaatacaaggactgaatagatatcatgatgacactaaactcatatctctcaatagtaactctgaatgtgaacgggcttaatgaccccatcaaaaggcgcagggtttcagactggataaaaaagcaggacccatctatttgctgtctacaagagactcattttagacagaaggacacctacagcctgaaaataaaaggttggagaaccatttaccattcaaatggtcctcaaaagaaagcaggggtagccatccttatatcagataaactaaaatttaccccaaagactgtggtgagagatgaagagggacactatatcatacttaaaggatctattcaacaagaggacttaacaatcctcaatatatatgccccaaatgtgggagctgccaaatatataaatcaattattaaccaaagtgaagaaatacttagataataatacacttatacttggtgacttcaatctagctctttctatactcgataggtcttctaagcacaacatctccaaagaaacgagagctttaaatgatacactggaccagatggatttcacagatatctacagaactttacatccaaactcaactgaatacacattctgctcaagtgcacatggaactttctccagaacagaccacatactgggtcacaaatcgggtctgaactgataccaaaaggttgggattgtcccctgcatattctcagaccataatgccttgaaattagaactaaatcacaagaagtttggaaggacctcaaacacgtggaggttaaggaccatcctgctaaaagataaaagggtcaaccaggaaattaaggaagaattaaaaagattcatggaaactaatgagaatgaagatacaaccgttcaaaatctttgggatgcagcaaaagcagtcctgagggggaaatacatcgcaatacaagcatccatccaaaaactggaaaggactcaaatacaaaagttaaccttacacataaaggagcttgagaaaaaacagcaaatagatcctacacccaagagaagaagggagttaataaagattcgagcagaactcaacgaaatcgagaccagaagaactgtggaacagatcaacagaaccaggagttggttctttgaaagaattaataagatagataaaccattagccagccttattaaaaagaagagagagaagactcaaattaataaaatcatgaatgagaaaggagagatcactaccaacaccaaggaaatacaaacgattttaaaagcatattatgaacagctatacgccaataaattaggcaatctagaagaaatggacgcattcctggaaagccacaaactaccaaaactggaacaggaagaaatagaaaacctgaacaggccaataaccagggaggaaattgaagcagtcatcaaaaacctcccaagacataagagtccagggccagatggcttcccaggggaattttatcaaacgtttaaagaagaaaccatacctattctcctaaagctgtttggaaagatagaaagagatggagtacttccaaattcgttctatgaggccagcatcaccttaattccaaaaccagacaaagaccccaccaaaaaggagaattacagaccaatatccctgatgaacatggatgcaaaaattctcaacaagatactggccaataggatccaacagtacattaagaaaattattcaccatgaccaagtaggatttatccccgggacacaaggctggttcaacacccgtaaaacaatcaatgtgattcatcatatcagcaagagaaaaaccaagaaccatatgatcctctcattggatgcagagaaagcatttgacaaaatacagcatctattcctgatcaaaactcttcagagtgtagggatagagggaacattcctcgacatcttaaaagccatctatgaaaagcccacagcaaatatcattctcaatggggaagcactgggagcctttcccctaagatcaggaacaagacagggatgtccactctcac
The Canis lupus dingo isolate Sandy chromosome 35, ASM325472v2, whole genome shotgun sequence genome window above contains:
- the ZBED9 gene encoding SCAN domain-containing protein 3; its protein translation is MAAASGFRPAQAGPAAEEHAGIIRVKVKEEDPLWGPEPCLPKGLSHTRELRRQRFRHFCYQETPGPREALTRLRELCRRWLRPESHSKEQILELLVLEQFLTILPEELQAWVREQHPESGDEVVAVLEDLERELDEPRQQVSQSTHRPETSVEEMTPLDTAKESLGTQFQSVEDSMECESPEPHPLQGSFLWLSMMSQSMGGDDNPNTLDTHEPEVKPENMREKFFRSLAVLLENKSNNTKIFSKAKYCQLIREVKEAKAKARKESVDYRRLARFDVTLVQGNEKLIEAVNGETDKVRYYLHSEELFDILHDTHLSIGHGGRTRMEKELQAKYKNITKEVIMLYLTLCKPCQQKNSKLKKVLTSKPIKEVNSRCQVDLIDMQSSPDGEYKFIMHYQDLHTKLSFLRSLKSKRPKEIAHALLDIFTIIGAPSVLQSNNGREFSSQIVGELSNIWPELKIVHGKPQPCQSQSAMNQTNEDIQNRIISWMQTNNSSHWAEFLWFIQMTQNQPYHRGMQQIPLEGTFNSEAKLGLCHSQLTEELIASLNPERELEQVDRELEYTPGAQYEENVETGTDSSDVEENLTAIPSRTMKNLPESRLKFLSCIVCEKVCSGAYNCVSCDGNVHAICGVPPQHDTEGCPHKITCSLCYETTTMKRKHDEIQRSSTGQPSKMLKLSETPFSSDKVGDWMVKQASLDFFVKKKHTFSEYGSSSRRNGKDGSRPEEVKTKRVHTSFTRKYDPSYIEFGFVAVIDGEVLKPQCIICGDILANEAMKPSKLKRHLYSKHKEISSQPKEFFEKKSSELKSQPKQVFNVSHINISALRASYKVALPVAKSKTPYTIAETLVKDCIKEVCLEMLGESAAKKVAQVPLSNDTIARRIQELASDMEDQLIEQIKEAKYFSLQFDECRDIANMIILLVYVRFEHDDDIKEEFFFSASLPTNTTSSELYEAVKNYVVNKCGLEFRFCVGVCSDGAASMTGTHSEVVTQIKELAPECKITHCFIHRESLAMKNISAELNSVLTDTVKIVNYVKSNALNSRLFSLLCDNMEADHKQLLLHAEIRWLSRGKVLSRMFEIRNELFVFLQSKKPVWSQLFKDVNWTARLAYLSDIFSIFNDLNASMQGKNATCFSMADKIEGQKQKLEVWRNRVSTNCYDMFHNLTTVIHEAGRDLDIVHLRRVVKEHLTNLLDCFELYFPSKDDPRVGNSWIQNPFLPSRENLNLTITLWGDLLKLAADEGLKVNFESTASLASFWIKVKNEYPELAEVALKSLLLFPSTSLCETGFSTLSVIKTKHRNSLNIHYPLRVALSSIQPRLDKLTSKKQAHLSH